The Homo sapiens chromosome 4, GRCh38.p14 Primary Assembly genome contains the following window.
GCGCTGGCAGAGTTCTCTGCTTGGCGTGGAGCCTGTTAGTGTTGCTGCAATTGCTAAGCAGCCACAATGGCGTggaatatcttttaaaagaagggtgttggcctggcatggtggctcaagcactttgggaggccaaggcgggcgtatcatgaggtcaggagttcgagaccattctggccaatacggtgaaaccctgtctgtactaaaaatacaaaaattagccaggcgtggtggcacacctctgtattcccagctactcaggaggctgaggcagaagaatctcttgaacccgggggtcagagattacagtgagccgagatggcgccactccactccagcctgggtgacagagcgagactccatctcaaaaagaagaaaaagaaggatgtTGACCAAGAACTGTGAGAACAGAGGAGGGAGCAGGCTCTGGGTGAGCTCAGGAAGGCAGGCAAGAGGAACCAGTGCCTTGAGGCCTTCTCAGGTGGCAGGCTTCCTGGTGGAGGAGgaacagggtggcaggagtgcaGCGGGATGGGCACAGGGCTTATTAGCATCCTAGCGTTCAGGCCTGGGCTTCCTGGGTGGCCACTGCAGGACCCCAGTGAGGCCCCCAGCTGTGCTTTGACGTGGATTCTGTGGCCGGCTGGAAGGAGTGCAGCTAGCTCACCAGGCCAGAGAGGGCACGGGCAGGTGTCCATGTTGGAAAGACCACGAAGGACGTAGGAGTGGAAGACCCTGGAGGGTTGGAGGCAGTGGAAGTGGGGAGCCGGGGGACCCTGTTAGGAGGCTACTGCTGTCTCTGCTTCGCTGCTGTCAGGATCTGTGTGCGTGGTCACTTAACCTCAGCTGTCTTCCCTGTGACTTCTAGGTACTGACTGCATTGCAGAAAGACAGCCGGGAAATGGAGAAGGGAAGTCCGTCCCTCCGACACTGAGGCTGCAGCGGGAATTCGCACTCGGCACCAATCAGAGCCCCATGCCGCGGCCCCTCTGTTGTTTCAGACTGACACCCGGGCAGCCGAGAAGAACAGACGCTCTTTAAGTTTGATTCCTAACACTGGAGTTggccttaaacaaaacaaacacaaaaacttttaaagaattaaaccAAGGCTTAGCCTTAAGCAGCTCAGTGGAAGGATGAGCTGCTGCGGACCACAGCCAGCCACTGCATCTGCTGCACAGTTGAACGATGGGCAGTGGCTCACCCCCACTCCTTTATTTCAGCAAAAGCTAATTAAATTGTAATGTTTCTATGTCAACTACTGGGAAGTATGTTACAGTCTTAGCCAGGATGCATGAGAGATGTTATTTGGGAGACTTGAGATGCTTTGGCTGATATTTACATGTTTTCGATAAGAAAGGGATCGCTGATTGAGTTATTGAGATAGTTTTTCCAGAGCTGGAGGTCACGTTTCTAAAACTCACCTACGAAAGATAGCATTAAAGGAACAGGGGCTCTCTGAGGATGGCCACTGATGTGTGTTTGTGGATACCTGGGCATCGACCCAGCCTGCAGGTGAGCTCTGGGCCATGTTGCCTTGACACAGTCACAGTGTAGAGGCTGCAGGTGCACACGTGGGCTCCAGTGGGACTGCGCTCTGGGAGACTGCTCCCTGGCATCGGTCCTGCGGAGGTGGAAAGTTCGAGAGGAGGAGCTATTTGCGAGGAAGCCCTGTGGCAATAGAGATAGGCTTAAAAGCGGAGAGAACACAGAGTGGAATCAGCCCCCTGTAAGTAAAAgggtagagaaagagatgtgTGGCTGGGCCCTCTCCCACCTGCCTGTTCAGTGGAGGCCAGGGCAGCAGCCCAGAACAGCACATGTGGGGGAGGTGGCCCCTTGTGCCAGCAgtggctcctctctgcctttGAGCCCTGCACAGCTGGACCCATCCTAAGTGCCAGTGAGTCCCTCACACATTTGACTTTAGAACGTGTGCTTCATGACCCGTTGTACAGACGGAGGAGCGAGCAACACACGTCTAACAGCCTAGACAATCTCGTCAGATGCTCATACTGGACCATCAGCCTCCCCATTTTAGCTGACTTTCCCAGGGTCGTTGGCAAATTTTTTGTTCTGTCTTTTCCTTGACTAATTGTAGAACTTTGTGTGAGGACTTTGGTTATCCAAAATCACAGAAATGAACCGTTTTGCAGCTGCGCAGTCTAAAGGGCAGGCCAGTGTCTGGAAGCAGGGCCCACGTGGCGGTCCGCTGGCAGGCTGGTCCTGGGGAGCATTCTGCGGACCCGGTCACGGGCTTGGTTAGTCATGCGTACATGTGTGCCTTGGGGTGCTCTGCACTCCACGGCCCTTCTCAGCCACACTTCCCACCCCAGGGGGTGCCCCCAGGCTGATCTCATTTCTGATGTTGAGGGCTGTTTGGCTCTGTCTGTATAGCTTGTAACAGGAGCCTTGGgctaggggctggggaaggaaagCCGAGCTGGCATTCGTTCTCTGGACTTTTTATGCCTGCCATACCCGCTAATGCTCCTCGAGGTGCAGGAGCAGGTTGCTGAGCCAGTGGCTGCCCCGTGCCCTCCTTCCCAGCACTATCATGTGTCACGTTTCCCGGACTCTGCCCCTACATCTCAGCTGAATCTCCAGGGAGGCTGCAGAGCATCGTGGAGACCACTTTCTGCCTCGGCCTTTAAATGCTGACTCACCTCCTCTCGGAGGAGGCGTCCTGTCTTCACGGGGGGGTCCCGGTGGCCTCCAGACGTAGCCATTTCCTGACATCAAGATGTTGAATGTAATCTGGTCTGAGCTGGGCCTGTGGGAGGGGCCGCCTGAGGCCTGTGCGCTGTTGTCCTCGCAGATGTACTTATTTTTGTTCATGTTACGGGCGTTCCGTTCCTTaaagatgtatatattttcttactGTACATAAAGATGTTCCTTAAGTCGTACAGAAGGTGGCGCGGCAAAGGGCCTCGTGCAGTGTGTTCAGATTGCCCCTGGGGATCTTCTGTGTCTTCAGCGCCCAGCCCTGCGTGTTCCTGGTGAAGCAGTTTCACATCAGTCTCTCCAGATAGCACTACGATGTATTCCGCTTCTGAACAGGATCCCATGCCAGTGTGGAACACCTTCCCAATCTTAGTTCAGAAGTGGCTTGTATGACCTGTTCAGGGGTCACATGAGGTCTCGCCAGTTTCCTGGGTCCTCTTCAGAGGCCAGAAAGTTCTAAGTTCTGAGTCCCCGGCCAGGGTCCCTTAACACCTCGGCACAGAGGCTGTTGGCAAGTGTAGAGGCTGCCTCTGTGTGTGGTTTAAGTAAACTGGAAATGAGACATTGACGTGCTGCTCCTCCAGAGGTCTGCACACTCCACTTCACATGCCGTTGACTCTCACAGTCTAAGACTTCAGGGCCGGGACCTTTGTCCAGCCTGCACAGTAGAGTGAGGCTGCCTCTCCCGCCAGGCATTGGGATCCCATTTAGAAACGGCATTCACTTCAGAAGGTACTTTTTAACTGCTCAgtttttgactattttaaatagtttGCTGAAAACTCCTGATAACACTTGCTACATATCATGTTTTAATTGCTTGTACAGTtaacctttaattttatttagtaaaGTGTATCAAAGTAGGACTTTTTTGAATTGTAAATAGGtggttttattaaataaaagtcaATGTAAAATTGTTACTTATGTTCACCATCGTTTGTTTAAAGTTGAAGTTCTCACTTTGAGCATGATGCTGTTTGAATATCTTAAGATCCATTTATCAGACTGGTTAATAACAGGATGGTGCAGTGGTAGTTGAGTGAAGGGATTCGAGAGTTGAGTGTGCCCCTTGCAGGTTGGAGGGAGTCGCACCCTTGTACCCCCTCTCGAGCTAGCCCCTACCCACTGCTCCTTCCTGGTCCTGCAGCACCCTTCCTGGCGTGCAGCTggtgcttactctgtgccagccaCAGGACCAGGGGCTCTCCATGTTCCCTTCAGAACCTTCTCAGAAGCCCATGAATCAGGCACTGAGGTCTGTCTCCCCAGCAGGCAGTGGGGTGGCATGAGGTGGGGGTCAGTGGTGTCTTCTCAGGAGGCCGTGGCTGTGTGGTGGAAGGCTCCGCGAAGCCACTGAGAACTGGGTAACACAGGGCCCGCCGTGTGGGTGGGCATCGCTCCGCTTCCCGAGGCAGGAGGCTCCCGGCTGGCGGGGCAGAACCTAGGGCAGCTTTCTCTTCTGGCCCCTTGCTCCCAGGACAATCCTTCTGTGTGCTCCATAGCACTCTCCCCAGAGCAGGTGCGGCTGCCCGCTCTCCCGCCTCTCCCTCAGTGGCTGCTCTCCTCTGTGGGCCACTGTTATCTCCTATGCGTTCTCTGCAGGCCATGGTGAGAGGACGGGCCACAGGCGTGATGGTGGCAGCAGTCACAGCCACGCCAGGCGCTGGGCCGAGTGCTGCCTGTGAGTCATCTCTGCAGCTGCTCTGCGGATGACAGGGCTATTGCCCCATTTCAAAGATGAGACacggccgggcggggtggctcacgcctgtaatcccagcactttgggaggctgaggcgggtggatcacgaggtcaagacataaagaccttcctggccaacatggtgaaaccctgtttctgccaaaaaaaaaaaaaaaaaaattagctgggtgtagtggcacatgcctgtaatcccagccactcaggaggctgaggcagaattgcttgaacccgggaggcggaagttggagatcgcaccactccactctagcctggcaacagagcgatactcagtctcaaaaaaaaaaaaaaaatatgagacgCAGGGAAGGATGTGCGTAGACGCGGACAGTGGTCAGAACTGGGTTTCAGACTCCAGCCTTGTGAATGACTCCCAAGCCCTTGTCAGAAACACCCTCTAGGGGAGGGGGCCTTTGCGAGCCTTGTTCTTGTAGGGCTGACCTCAACTCCAAGTGCAaggtctggggtggagcctggACTTACTTATTTGAGCGCCTCCTGTGTGCAGGCACCACCTGCAGAGGAAGAGATGGGGCCAATGGGGCTCATGGGCCAAGCACGggctgtggtggcaggagccGTGGGATGTCTGCCCCAGAGGTAGCAGAGGTGCAAACATGAAAGGGGCCGGGATGCTTTCCTGAGTGCTGCAGCCCAGGGGAGAGGGGCTGATAGTTTACAAACCACCCCCGAGACGTGGAGCCTGCCAGGCAGGAAGGCACAAAGAGAACGGAACGCTGCACCAGTGCGGTGTGGAGAGGCAGTGTGGACCTTGAGACCAGCTGTGGGTCACCGGGGAGCCAAGGGAAGGGGCTGGCCAGCAGAGGGAAGCCTCAGAGCCAAGGGCCAGTCCTCAGATGGGTCCGTGTTAGGACGCGGAGGGGCTTGCAGGGTTCCCAGGGAAACCAGTGGATCTGCTTTGTGTGGTACAAACACAAAGCTCAAATATTTGCTCATATGACTCAGGCCCTTGCCTGCCTACCAGGAACCTGGCCACGAACTAGAGTGGCCAGATAGGTCTTTCAGGCCCAGAGTGCTGGCCTGCCCCATGGGCTCCCGCGAGCATCGCCTGCAGCCAGCCTGCTCTGGCAGCACCGGCCAGGGCCACACCAAGGCACTGTTTCCCGAGACTTGCTGCCAAAGCCCCATTTTCCAGGATGCCTGAGCTGCCTGGGGTTCTATGTGGAGTGAGGGGAACTGCCTTCTCCCTAAGCATTACAACAAAAGGACTTACTTGTCAACTCAGAAGCATCACTCTGGACTCCAGAACCTCACAAAGTTTATCCTCAAACGTTGTTCCTCCAGCTTCTTGCCCTGCTCTGGAGCTGCTGGTAGAAACTGCTCCAACCAAAAATAAATCCAAGTTTAAGGTGCAGTCTGGCCACAGGTTAAGACAGGGCCCTGGAGATAAATCTCATAACCAATCATTGCCATTTAGGAACTCTGTGACTTTGGGGAATTTTCTTGAATTCCctaagcctcatttttcttttctgttaccaAAGGTTAAAAAGAGTACCCAGCCCTGTCCACTGGCTTATGAAGATCAAACAAAAATAAGCTGAActactaattatatttttaaaaaacacccacAGAAACGTTGCCATGGGTTGGTAGACTCATGCCCTTCACATGGAAACCGTTAGTATCTTATACTCTTgaacttaagaattttttttaatttgggattTTCCTCCTAAATTAAGTACGTTTACtatataaaatttggaaattcAGAAAAGCATGAAGACAGTTGTTTTTAATTGTACCACCTAGAGAAAAGATACTGTTTTTAAATTCTGATCTTTTTTTCCTATAAGtaaaattttcccattttacaaatgaatacaTTGAGGCTTAGAAAGCTGAAGTATTTTGTCCCAGGTCCCAGTCAGAAGAGAGCTGAATCCAGCTCAGCCTGATTCCAAGGTCTTAGGAACAAGCTGTGTCTTCTCCTAGACAGATCCTCGTATTCACCCTTGGCATCCTGTGGGTGAAATGTTAGAATACATcgtcaatttaaaaattagggagggtgtaattttattcattaaaatatgtacatatttagcCGGGTGCAgtttctcacgcctgtaatcccagcactttgggaggctgaggtgggcagatcacctgaggtcaggagtttgaggccaacctggctgacatggtgaaatcccgtctctactaaaaatacaaaaattagccaggcatggtggtgggtgcctgtaatcccagctacttgggaggctgaggcaggagaatcgctttaacccgggaggcagaggttgcagtgagtggagatcatgccactgcactccagcctgggtgacagagtgagactctgtctcaaaaaaaaaaaaaaaaaattgaaattcaatgtaaaataaaatatgtacatatttaatcATTGGTGATTTAAAAGTAGACAGTCCTCTGGAGGGAATATTGCATGGAAGTAGGAGGCATGCAGTCAGTTGAAATGGCCTCCTGCAGCCCTTTCCATTCATAGCATTTGTACGATTCATCACTCTGACATTAAGACTATCTGAAAGTTCAAAGCACAAAAAGCACCAAATTGAGGTGCAATAACTCTGATATTTCATGGACAGGCACCCCATGCCAGTGGAGAACAAAATCTAAATTATGACTACAGATGAACTTATTATAAAGGAAGAAAGCATATATCTCTACTTAGATAAATTTTAAATCTCAAATGTGTTAAGTCAGcaaaaatgattttcatttacCGATGAAAAAGTGtttccttggccgggcgcggtggctcatgcctgtaatcccagcactttaggaggccgaggcgggcggatcacgaggtcaggagttcgagaccagtctggccaacatagtgaaaccctgtctctactaaaaatacacaaaaaattagccgggtgtggtggtgtgctcctgtaatcccagctactcaggaggctgaggccggagaatcgtgtgaacctgggagacggaggttgcagtgagccaagatcgtgccactgcactccagcccgggtgacagaataagactctgtctcaaaaaaaaaaaaagtgttttcttttcagaTGCCTCAGGCTCTGTCAAATTAGGTGTCTGGTTTACTCTTGCTACTGCTGCTGAAAAAGAGAAAGCTTCCTGTAACACTGAAGGGGACAGACCTCAGTGTCTCAGTTTTGATTCATACCTATTTTTTCAAGAAAGGTCTAATTTTATATAACACCTCACTCAAAATGTATTCAGTGCCAACGTTTTCTGGGTCCTCTACTTTTTGACGAGGAGAtgacagtcttttaaaaaatcatcatgtCTCAGAGGTTTCTAGCCCAGCTGCTGCATTTGGAGCAGCTGCATTCCCTGCTGGCATGAACAACTCTCTTTACCTGTAGTGTCTTCCTACTTTGACTACAAGTCTGCCATTCTGCTATTTTCCTTAACTGGTTCTATGTCTTGCGAGATCCTCTTTTTGCCTGGAATTATTTTTGAATCCAACACAGGACTTACCAGTGCCCGACACGTGATAGGCATTCAAGTAATACTTATTTTCAGAAAACGAGTGAGATGGGcattatattaatgtattaatccAACGCATTTACTGATTACCAtttatatgccaggtactgtgctggcCACTAGGGAGGGTGATGAACCAACAGTCTTTGACTTCCAGGGACTTTGTCTCACTGGGGAACAGGTACCTAAGTGCACCATCACTAAGCAGGAGATCAAAGGCTGAGATGGGGCCGCACACAGGCTTCTGTGGAGGCACTAACAGCTCTTCAATGAGACTTTGGGGATAGACTGCGTTAGGGTCTGTAGAATTCTTCAGAAGTCATTATCAATTTGTGAGTGTGTTGCTATTTCATGATTAAGCACTCTCCTAGAATTGGAAAGAACTGTGGTGGGAGATAATTAGCAGAAGATTACCTTCTAATTAATTGTAACATCTCCAGCATAAGGTACTATAATTTGAGAGAACATTGGTAACTCACTATACAGTCACTTAGGACAGGTTTGCTTTGCACCTTAAAGCCATGGCAGACTCCTTTGTATCTTTGTGCTCTGAGAGATCTGCTTGTTACTGGGTTCAAGTCTGGTGAGGGAGTGTTTGCTTGGATCTGGATAATTGCTGGTGGGTGAAAACCAGCTGAAAATACCTATTCTCCCTGTAGCAAACCAAAGAGATAAAGGACGCCATTATCACGAAAGCCACATGCCTGGTCAGGTCTCGGAGCATCATTGCCAGTTCCActtgaggcctccccaactaCAGAAGAACCCAGTGGGCCTGTCCTGCTTTTAGTTTGAGGCACACAGGAAGTTCTGTTCGCCAGTGATTTGCTTTGGCTTTGAAGAAAAGCGTAGAGGGAAGACTAAAATGTTGATGAATAAGTGAGTGAGAATGGAAGCCAGAAGTCAAAgcttttggagacaggatctcactattaCCCAGtttggaatacagtggcacgatcactaCTCACAGCGgcctccaccccctgggctcaactgatcctcccacctcagcctcagcctcctgaggcactgagaccacaggcatgtaccaccacacccggctaatctttttgtatttttatagagatagggttttgtgatgtttcccaggctggtttcaaactcctgggctcaagtggtccacctgccttgacctcccaacatgttgggattacaggtgtgagccatggcgacCGGCCTAAAGCTTTTTAACTCATTACTACTTTTGAGTGGTTTGATTTAAAAAAGTGTATTCGAGCCATGAAAGTTAGAAAAGGAATTTTAATCAACCTTCATTGGCTTCCAAGGGAGCACactttacaaaacaaaatcatggccgggcgtggtggctcatgcctgtaaatcccagcactttgggaggccgaggcggccggatcatgaggtcaggagtttgagaccagcctggccaatatggtgaaaccccgtttctactaaaaaatacaaaaaattagccagatgtgctggcgggcgcctgtaatcccagctactcgggaggctaagccaggagaatcgcttgaacccgggaggtggaggtggcagtgagctgagatcatgccacggcactctccagcctgggagacagagtgagactccgtctcaaaaaaaaaaaaaaaaaaagaaaaaaaacacaaaatcatgGCATCCAAAGATAACGTTCACAACCAAGTCCCCTGCCCAGAGTTGGGTTCCCACCGTTCTTCAGAGGTAGCCAGCACCAAAAACCGTGTTGCATTTTTTTATGATTCACTTAAGTGTAGGAGTGGGAGAATATGTTTAACCCCAAATCTGCACATCTCAAAATTCAATCTAGgattaagaagaaatgaaaacaagccCCTAGCTCCAAGATAATCACTGATATTGCATTAAGGAAACAGACCTACCAGGTATTTTTGACACAAGGAATAAGGGGCATTTTACTATTTGATACTCAATGAACTCGTGTATAGCAAGGGCCCTGTTGTCGAGATCTGAAATAGACTGATACAGAAGGCTCTGTCTCCTGTGATGCCAGCAGCCACCGTGTAATATATTTTACACCTTGCAAAGCATGCAATACAACTGTCATTTTGTTTTCACtggaaaacaaaatttcagtttttttttttttttttgagacggagtctcgctctttcgcccaagctggactgcagtggcactatcttggctcactgcaagctccgcctcccgggttcacgccattctcctgcctcagcctctcgagtagctgggactacaggcgcccgctaccacgcccggctaatttttttttttgtatttttagtagagacggggtttcaccgtgttagccaggatggtctcgacctcctgacctcgtgatccacccgcctcggcctcccaaagtgctgggatttacaggcgtgagccgccgcgcccgggccaaaatttcattttttggtaCAGATTAATGCATTTCTTCAGAGGATCCAAGAACATGTTTCATTAGACTTGAACActgtcaggccaggcacggtggctcacgcctgtaatcccagcactttgggaggccgaggcaggtgtatcacttgaggccaggagttcgagaccagcctggccaacatggtgaaacctcatctctactaaaaatacaaaaattagttgggcatggtggcctgtgcctgtaatccccgccaCCTAGGAGGttaaggcgggagaatcgcttgaacccgggaggtggaggttgcagtgagccgagatcctgtcactgcactccagccagggagacagagaccctgtcccaaggaaaataataataataataataataataataataataataataataataataattgaagacTGTCATTGAAGCAGAAACAACCATCAACAGTGAGTAGACTGAACTCCCTTTCATTGAAAAAGGGACGATGAAgaaacatcagctcctctcctgtTTATCATCTCTCCTGTTTCCTGGATATTTTTATTGCCCCCTAAGCTCGTGCTAGTcacatataaaaaaaatttttttttgagacaagagtctcgctctgtcgcccaggctggagtgcagtggtgcgatctcagctcactgcaagctctgcctccagggttcacaccattctcctgccccagcctcccgagtagctgggactacaggcgcccgccaccaggtctggctaattttttgtatttttagtagagatggggtttcaccgtgttagccaggatggtctcgatctcctgacctcacgatctgcccacctcggcctcccaaaatgctgggattatagaggtGAGCCACCTAGCCCGGCCCAAAATCACTTAAATTTAAGATTAATCTAAGGGGATTAGTGAGCTTCTAACTGAAACAGTGTCTCGGGACTACATAATTTAATAAATCCAAAGAATTTAATAATTAGCTTAATGCACAGGGTTTTTTTGTACCTTGCCCATTCGCTGAACTTTTAAACCCTCCTACATATGAAAGAGGAACAGTACTCTTTAGTATTACATCACTGAAATTATAGAATTGCTCAGACTTGAGACTTTTGACAGTTTTTCATGAGAAGTCAGTTACATTAAATCACCCTTTGTTTGCTTTTCTGGACCTATTTTTGCTCAATCCCAGATAAAACTCCTAACCCAGGTTTGGGCTCAGCACTGATTTGGAAGCTAAAACGTTTTGAGATAAATACAAAATAGAGTCCCGTCCCAAATGACACAGGCCTTTTTAATAGCAACGAAGGTAAAATAAAGCAGGACAGCACGTCCTGAGGATGAAGTGTTTTGCAGACTCTTCTCATCGATCTGGTCAAGAAGGGAGAAAGGCTTTGGCCTCCCTGATCTTCTGCCTCACGCCTCTGCAGGACAAAGTGAGGCTAGCGTGGTGGCGCTTCAGGGATTCCAGGCGCCGGTGAAGCAGTTCGGTCTTGTCCACCTTTTCTTCCAAGTCCCGAAGAAGTGAGTCCTTGCCTAGAAGGCCGCACTTCTGATTCAGTCTGATGTTGTCCGTCCGCAGCCCCTCTCGGGCTTGCTTCGTCTTGGTCAGGATGTCTCTTCCTAGGGCGGCCTGGGCCTCGATTTCTGCCAGCTGTGTCTTTTTGCACGCGTTCTCCATGTCCATGAAGTGCAGCTTTTCCTTCACGTGGGTTATTACTTGCACACTGTTGGTCACCTTGCTGCGAAGTTTTAAAAGTTCCTCATTTCgttcctcaattttctcattgaaGGTTTGGTTCTCAATCTTCAGCTGTTCAAAGTCAATAAGAAGCAGACCCTGGGTCAGGTCCTCCTGGGTCCTCATCCTGGTTTCAAAATGCACCAGGCTCTGCTTCAGCTGAATGTTCTCCAGCCGCACGGCGCtcatctccttctcctttttatcCTCCAACGCCTGGATCTGCTCCACCTCTCGCAGAGCAGCCTGGCGCCCGCCCCTCATCCGACAGCTGCCCATGGCCTGCATCACCACCTGCTTCTTGAGTGCCTGGAAGCGTCGCCACTCCTTCTCCACCCTGGTGAGCTTCTCCTGGCACTGCCGCTTCAACTGGCCCAGCTCCTGGTGGTACCACTGCAGGTCGTCTGCCTGCTGCTTCTTCAGCTCCTCCAGCATGCCCAGATGGCGCAGGTACGCTTGCTCTTTCTCGGGGGCCTCGGCCTCTGCGCCCCGGTCAGCCACCTCAGCGGCCTCCAGGCCCTTCTTTCTGCGCAGCGCCTCGAAGATCTTGTGCTGCAGGTATAGGTTGTAGCGCTGGGAGCGGTTCCGCTCCACCAGCAGGGAACGGTACTGGTCCAGGAGGTCGCTGCGCAGCTGCTGCTCCTGCAGCTTCTGGACCTCCTCGGACCACTCGAGGTCCTCAAACTCGTCCCTTCCATAGAGGCGCTTCCCCTCTTCCTGGCTTTTGGCCGGGCGTCCTTCCCCATCCCTCTCCTTGCTCTCCGCGCCGTCTCTCTGCGTCTCCTCCttgtcctcttcctccccctccacccGCTCTGTCTCGGCCTCCGGGGCTGCAGCAGCCTCTTCCTCATCGATCCTGGTCAGCGGCAGAGAGGCCTGGAACCTGACTTCCTTCCCCTCTGCCGCCTGCTCCAGTTCCTCCGCCCCCGCCTCCGCCTCTAGTTCCTCGGGCCCGGCTCCGGGCTCCGGCTGGGCGGGCTCCTCAGCCCCAACCTCGGCCGGCTCTTCGGGCTCGGGCTGGGGCTCGGCCGGCCTCCCCGGCTCTCCAGGCCCCTCCTCGCCCGCAGCCTCGGCTGCCGTTAGCCCTTTCGGGGCCTCGGCCTGCTCGTCCGCGGCGGTGCCTCCCTGCGAAGCCgcttgctcctcctcctcctcctccggctCCGACTCCAGCTCCCCGGGTTCGGGAGAGGTCGGAGGGCCAGAGCTGGCCTTGATCTTGGACGGCCGCGCG
Protein-coding sequences here:
- the CFAP184 gene encoding cilia- and flagella-associated protein 184, with the protein product MDVSSEHTKDPGGEGGDGESLAARPSKIKASSGPPTSPEPGELESEPEEEEEEQAASQGGTAADEQAEAPKGLTAAEAAGEEGPGEPGRPAEPQPEPEEPAEVGAEEPAQPEPGAGPEELEAEAGAEELEQAAEGKEVRFQASLPLTRIDEEEAAAAPEAETERVEGEEEDKEETQRDGAESKERDGEGRPAKSQEEGKRLYGRDEFEDLEWSEEVQKLQEQQLRSDLLDQYRSLLVERNRSQRYNLYLQHKIFEALRRKKGLEAAEVADRGAEAEAPEKEQAYLRHLGMLEELKKQQADDLQWYHQELGQLKRQCQEKLTRVEKEWRRFQALKKQVVMQAMGSCRMRGGRQAALREVEQIQALEDKKEKEMSAVRLENIQLKQSLVHFETRMRTQEDLTQGLLLIDFEQLKIENQTFNEKIEERNEELLKLRSKVTNSVQVITHVKEKLHFMDMENACKKTQLAEIEAQAALGRDILTKTKQAREGLRTDNIRLNQKCGLLGKDSLLRDLEEKVDKTELLHRRLESLKRHHASLTLSCRGVRQKIREAKAFLPS